One window of the Mycobacterium xenopi genome contains the following:
- a CDS encoding CbtA family protein → MEKRLVGSGLLAGAIAGTLAFLLARVMAEPVIGRAIEYEDGRADVASAHGVHDHGVELFTRAVQANAGLGFGMLIFGVAMGSLFAVLFSVTYGRVGSIGPQAFSILLSIGVFVALYLVPFLKYPANPPAVGHTDTIGARTGWYLVMVLSSVLLAAGAAWLARKLVSRIGAWNAGLTAVAVYVLAIALVMLVLPNVDEAPEPMRDASGVIVYPGFPADVLYDFRLASVGIQLVLWMTIGLVFSMFAGRLLVERAEGGRAASITA, encoded by the coding sequence ATGGAAAAGCGCCTAGTCGGCAGCGGTCTCCTAGCGGGAGCGATAGCCGGGACGCTGGCGTTCCTGCTCGCGCGCGTGATGGCTGAACCCGTTATCGGTCGGGCAATCGAATACGAGGACGGTCGCGCCGATGTGGCCTCGGCTCACGGAGTACACGATCACGGTGTCGAGTTGTTTACCCGAGCCGTGCAGGCCAATGCCGGTCTCGGTTTTGGCATGTTGATTTTCGGTGTCGCGATGGGCTCGCTGTTCGCCGTCCTGTTTTCCGTCACGTATGGTCGTGTGGGAAGCATTGGGCCGCAAGCGTTTTCGATTCTGCTGTCGATCGGGGTCTTCGTAGCGCTGTACCTGGTGCCGTTCTTGAAGTATCCGGCTAATCCGCCGGCCGTTGGTCACACAGACACCATCGGAGCGCGCACGGGCTGGTATTTGGTGATGGTGCTCTCGTCGGTGCTGCTGGCGGCGGGTGCGGCATGGCTGGCCCGCAAACTTGTGTCCCGAATTGGTGCGTGGAATGCCGGGCTGACCGCCGTGGCGGTCTACGTGCTGGCAATCGCCCTGGTCATGCTTGTGCTGCCGAATGTGGATGAGGCACCCGAACCGATGCGCGACGCATCGGGTGTGATCGTCTACCCCGGCTTTCCCGCCGACGTCTTGTACGACTTCAGGTTGGCGTCGGTGGGCATTCAGCTGGTGCTCTGGATGACCATCGGGCTGGTCTTTTCGATGTTCGCGGGCCGACTGCTGGTTGAGCGAGCCGAAGGTGGACGGGCCGCGAGTATCACGGCGTGA
- a CDS encoding alpha/beta fold hydrolase, which translates to MGRGSTWSRQLPWLTRLGTVYTYDAPWHRGRDVADPYPISTERFVADLHDAVKALATPVRLVGHSMGALHSWCLAAEHPELVSALVVEDMAPDFRGRTTGPWEPWLHALPVEFDSAEKIFAEFGPVAGQYFLDAFDRTATGWRLHGYVERWIEIAAEWGTRDYWSQWRAVRAPALLVEAGDSVTPPGQMHIMHEIGYCTSYLHVPEAGHLVHDEAPQVYRQAVESFLRRFAR; encoded by the coding sequence ATGGGCCGGGGCAGCACGTGGTCGCGCCAGCTGCCGTGGCTGACCCGGCTAGGCACTGTCTATACGTATGACGCGCCGTGGCACCGGGGCCGTGATGTCGCCGACCCGTACCCGATCAGCACCGAGCGCTTCGTGGCCGACCTGCACGACGCGGTGAAAGCGTTGGCAACTCCCGTGCGGCTGGTTGGACATTCGATGGGCGCTTTGCACTCGTGGTGCCTGGCGGCGGAGCATCCCGAACTCGTCTCGGCGCTGGTGGTGGAGGACATGGCACCGGATTTCCGTGGCCGCACCACCGGGCCGTGGGAACCTTGGCTGCATGCTTTGCCCGTCGAATTCGACTCTGCCGAAAAGATATTCGCTGAATTCGGCCCAGTCGCCGGGCAGTACTTCTTAGACGCTTTCGACCGGACCGCGACCGGATGGCGGCTGCACGGTTACGTCGAACGCTGGATCGAAATCGCGGCCGAGTGGGGTACCCGCGACTACTGGTCGCAGTGGCGGGCAGTGCGCGCACCTGCGCTGCTCGTCGAAGCCGGTGACTCCGTCACACCACCTGGACAGATGCATATCATGCACGAAATAGGTTACTGCACAAGCTATCTGCATGTACCAGAAGCGGGTCACCTGGTGCACGACGAGGCGCCGCAGGTATACCGGCAGGCGGTGGAGTCGTTTTTACGGCGCTTCGCCCGCTAA
- a CDS encoding type III pantothenate kinase, with product MLLAIDVRNTHTVVGLISGSKDNAKVVQQWRIRTESEITADELALTIDGLIGEDSDRLTGAAALSTVPSVLHEVRIMLDQYWPSVPHVLIEPGVRTGIPLLVDNPKEVGADRIVNCLAAFHKFGTAAIVVDFGSSICVDVVSAKGEFLGGAIAPGVQLSSDAAAARSAALRRVELARPRSVVGKNTVECMQAGAVFGFAGLVDGLVQRIRQDVDGFAGDNVTVVATGHTAPLLLPELHTVDHYDQHLTLHGLRLVFERNRDSQRGRLKPAR from the coding sequence GTGCTCCTCGCAATCGACGTCCGCAACACCCACACCGTTGTCGGATTGATCTCCGGGTCCAAGGACAACGCAAAGGTCGTGCAGCAGTGGCGAATTCGCACCGAATCCGAGATTACCGCTGACGAACTCGCACTGACGATCGACGGACTGATCGGCGAAGACTCCGACCGGCTCACCGGCGCGGCCGCCCTGTCCACTGTTCCCTCGGTGCTGCACGAAGTCCGGATCATGCTCGACCAGTACTGGCCGTCGGTACCGCATGTGCTGATCGAGCCCGGCGTACGCACCGGCATCCCGTTGCTGGTAGACAATCCAAAAGAAGTCGGCGCAGATCGGATCGTCAACTGCTTGGCGGCTTTTCATAAATTCGGTACCGCCGCGATCGTCGTCGATTTCGGATCCTCGATCTGTGTGGATGTGGTGTCGGCCAAAGGCGAATTCCTGGGTGGCGCGATAGCACCGGGCGTGCAACTGTCGTCGGATGCCGCCGCCGCCCGATCCGCCGCGTTGCGCCGTGTCGAGCTGGCCCGCCCGCGTTCTGTGGTTGGCAAGAACACCGTCGAGTGCATGCAAGCCGGAGCGGTGTTCGGATTCGCCGGCCTGGTCGACGGCCTGGTGCAGCGCATCCGCCAAGACGTGGACGGGTTCGCCGGTGACAATGTCACAGTGGTGGCCACCGGGCACACCGCGCCGCTGCTGCTGCCCGAGCTGCATACCGTCGACCACTACGACCAGCATCTGACCCTGCACGGGCTGCGGCTGGTGTTCGAACGCAACCGTGACAGCCAGCGCGGGCGACTCAAACCGGCCCGCTGA
- a CDS encoding CbtB domain-containing protein, producing MANRQATGTRIRSVDLSAATAALWLAGTVFLALLAPYFVGIDQGAVSVFGNDSHVHEFVHDARHLLGFPCH from the coding sequence GTGGCCAATCGCCAGGCAACCGGCACCCGAATCCGATCCGTCGATCTGTCCGCGGCAACCGCGGCGCTGTGGCTGGCGGGAACTGTTTTTCTGGCGTTGCTGGCCCCCTACTTCGTCGGCATTGACCAAGGCGCGGTGTCGGTGTTCGGCAACGATTCACACGTGCACGAGTTCGTCCACGACGCACGGCATCTGCTCGGATTCCCCTGCCACTGA
- the lysS gene encoding lysine--tRNA ligase translates to MSASGHDIPEDLPEQFRIRRDKRARLLARGHDPYPVAVARTHTLAEIRAAYPDLPADTATGDIVGVAGRVIFIRNSGKLCFATLQDGDGTQLQAMISLAKVGQDALDAWKADVDIGDIVYVHGEVISSRRGELSVLADTWQMASKSLRPLPVAYKEMNEESRVRQRYVDLIVRPQARAVARLRVAVVRAIRAGLEARGFLEVETPMLQTLAGGAAARPFVTHSNALDIDLYLRIAPELFLKRCVVGGFDKVFELNRVFRNEGADSTHSPEFSMLETYQAYGTYDDSAVVTRELIQQAADEAIGTRQLPSPDGGVYDIDGEWASIQMYPSLSAALGEEITPDTTVEHLRSIAERLGVEIKHGYGHGKLVEELWEHTVGARLTAPTFVKDFPVETTPLTRQHRSLPGVTEKWDLYLRGIELATGYSELIDPVVQRQRFEAQARAAAAGDDEAMRLDEDFLAALEYAMPPCTGTGMGIDRLLMALTGLSIRETVLFPIVRPLSN, encoded by the coding sequence GTGAGCGCCTCCGGTCATGACATCCCCGAGGACCTTCCCGAGCAATTCCGAATCCGCCGGGACAAGCGCGCTCGACTGCTGGCCCGTGGACACGATCCGTACCCGGTCGCCGTGGCACGCACCCATACTCTGGCCGAGATCCGGGCCGCTTATCCGGACCTGCCCGCCGACACCGCAACCGGCGACATCGTCGGCGTCGCAGGCCGGGTGATCTTCATCCGCAACTCCGGCAAACTGTGCTTTGCCACCCTGCAGGACGGTGACGGCACCCAGCTGCAGGCGATGATCAGCCTGGCGAAGGTGGGCCAAGACGCGCTCGACGCGTGGAAGGCCGACGTCGATATCGGCGACATCGTTTACGTGCACGGCGAAGTGATCAGCTCGCGCCGCGGGGAACTGTCCGTACTCGCCGACACCTGGCAAATGGCGTCGAAGTCGTTGCGGCCCCTGCCTGTCGCGTACAAGGAGATGAACGAAGAGTCACGGGTGCGGCAACGCTACGTCGACCTGATCGTGCGTCCGCAGGCGCGTGCAGTAGCCAGGCTGCGGGTCGCCGTCGTCCGCGCAATACGGGCCGGGCTGGAGGCGCGCGGTTTTCTCGAGGTCGAAACACCGATGTTGCAGACTCTGGCCGGCGGCGCGGCGGCCCGGCCGTTCGTTACCCACTCCAACGCCCTCGACATCGACTTATACCTGCGGATCGCGCCGGAACTGTTCCTCAAGCGCTGCGTCGTCGGGGGCTTTGACAAGGTGTTCGAACTTAATCGCGTGTTCCGAAATGAGGGAGCTGATTCCACTCATTCTCCGGAATTTTCCATGCTGGAGACCTACCAGGCGTATGGAACCTATGACGATTCGGCCGTAGTTACCCGCGAGCTTATTCAACAGGCGGCTGACGAGGCGATCGGTACAAGACAACTACCGTCGCCCGACGGCGGTGTCTATGACATCGACGGAGAATGGGCGTCGATACAAATGTATCCCTCGTTGTCGGCCGCGCTCGGCGAGGAGATCACACCGGATACGACAGTTGAGCACTTGCGCAGTATCGCCGAACGGCTTGGCGTCGAGATCAAGCATGGCTACGGGCATGGCAAGCTGGTCGAAGAATTGTGGGAGCACACCGTGGGCGCCCGTCTTACCGCGCCGACATTTGTCAAGGATTTTCCGGTCGAAACGACGCCTTTAACCCGCCAGCATCGCAGTCTCCCCGGCGTCACCGAGAAGTGGGACCTTTACCTGCGGGGGATCGAACTGGCGACCGGTTACTCCGAATTGATCGATCCCGTGGTGCAGCGGCAGCGGTTCGAAGCGCAGGCGCGCGCCGCGGCCGCGGGCGACGACGAGGCGATGAGACTCGACGAAGATTTTCTCGCAGCCCTCGAGTATGCGATGCCGCCATGCACGGGAACCGGAATGGGTATAGACCGGTTGTTGATGGCATTGACTGGACTGTCAATTAGGGAGACAGTTTTGTTTCCCATTGTTCGACCGCTGAGCAACTGA
- the lsr2 gene encoding histone-like nucleoid-structuring protein Lsr2 translates to MAKKVTVTLIDDFDGEAPADETVEFGLDGVTYEIDLSSKNAAKLRNDLKQWVEAGRRVGGRRRGRASAGRGRGTIDREQSAAIREWARRNGRNVSSRGRIPADIIEAFHAAN, encoded by the coding sequence ATGGCGAAGAAAGTGACCGTCACGTTGATCGACGATTTTGACGGTGAGGCACCCGCCGATGAAACGGTCGAATTTGGGCTCGACGGGGTGACCTACGAGATTGATCTTTCGAGCAAGAATGCGGCGAAACTACGAAACGACCTGAAGCAATGGGTGGAAGCCGGCCGCCGGGTCGGCGGGCGGCGCCGGGGCCGGGCCAGCGCGGGCCGTGGCCGCGGGACCATCGACCGGGAGCAAAGCGCCGCGATCCGGGAATGGGCCCGTCGCAACGGGCGCAACGTGTCCTCTCGTGGCCGTATCCCGGCCGACATCATCGAAGCCTTCCACGCCGCCAACTGA
- the mhuD gene encoding mycobilin-forming heme oxygenase MhuD → MPVVKINAIEVPPNAGPELEKRFAHRAHAVENQPGFLGFQLLRPVKGEDRYFVVTHWESDEAFQAWATGPAIEAHAGHRANPVATGASLLEFEVVLDVAANRPTA, encoded by the coding sequence ATGCCAGTGGTGAAGATCAACGCAATCGAGGTGCCCCCGAACGCGGGTCCCGAACTGGAAAAGCGGTTCGCGCATCGTGCGCACGCGGTGGAGAACCAGCCGGGCTTCCTCGGCTTCCAGCTGCTGCGTCCGGTCAAGGGCGAGGACCGCTACTTCGTGGTGACGCATTGGGAATCCGACGAAGCTTTCCAGGCATGGGCGACGGGACCTGCCATCGAGGCGCATGCCGGCCACCGGGCCAACCCGGTAGCGACCGGCGCATCGCTACTGGAATTCGAGGTTGTGCTGGACGTTGCCGCAAACCGCCCGACGGCCTAG
- a CDS encoding serine hydrolase, with product MPQTARRPSAGRARQRVVALTAAATLTAALAPGCTPPPAAPANAADPGVRIDIRTPPGMRAQQTVDMLNSQWPIGPVGVRTLAAPQMVEPVKTTMEGLWWDRPFTVGGVDISAGAATLHLITSYGAHQDIKIHTNDDTLVDRFDLVTQTPTISSWRDVDATLSKTGARYSYQAAKVNAGRCERIAGTNTAQSLPLASIFKLYVLYAVAEAVNAGTVSWDDQLTVTDKGKAVGSSGLELPVGAHVSVRTAADKMIATSDNMATDMLIGKVGIRAVEKALVDAGHHDPAAMTPFPTMYELFSVGWGKPDLRQQWKQANPQIRAQLLEQANSRVYQPDPNRAHTPASGYGAEWYGSAEDICRVHTALQAVAVGKAAPVKEILAAVPGVDLDRHVWPYVGAKAGGLPGDLTFSWYAIDKTGQPWVVSFQLTWPRDHGPSVTGWMLQIAKQVFALLAAPT from the coding sequence TTGCCGCAAACCGCCCGACGGCCTAGCGCCGGCCGAGCGCGGCAGCGCGTCGTGGCATTGACTGCTGCGGCCACGCTAACCGCCGCCCTCGCCCCCGGATGCACCCCTCCACCCGCTGCACCGGCGAACGCCGCGGACCCGGGCGTCCGAATCGATATCCGGACACCGCCGGGAATGCGCGCGCAGCAGACCGTTGACATGCTCAACTCGCAGTGGCCTATCGGCCCGGTCGGGGTTCGTACCCTGGCCGCACCGCAGATGGTGGAACCGGTCAAAACCACCATGGAAGGGCTGTGGTGGGACCGGCCCTTCACGGTCGGCGGCGTCGACATCAGCGCCGGCGCTGCGACTCTGCATTTGATCACCTCCTACGGCGCGCACCAAGACATCAAAATCCACACCAACGACGACACCCTGGTTGACCGCTTCGACCTCGTTACCCAGACCCCCACGATCTCCTCGTGGCGGGACGTCGATGCGACGTTGAGCAAGACCGGAGCCCGCTATTCCTATCAAGCGGCCAAAGTCAACGCCGGCCGCTGCGAGCGGATCGCCGGCACCAACACCGCGCAATCGCTGCCGCTGGCATCGATTTTCAAGCTGTACGTGCTCTACGCCGTCGCCGAAGCGGTCAACGCGGGAACGGTGTCCTGGGATGACCAGCTGACCGTTACCGACAAGGGCAAGGCGGTCGGGTCGTCGGGATTGGAATTACCGGTTGGAGCGCATGTTTCGGTGCGCACTGCCGCCGACAAGATGATCGCGACCAGCGACAACATGGCCACGGACATGCTGATCGGGAAAGTAGGCATCCGGGCAGTCGAGAAGGCGCTGGTCGACGCCGGCCACCACGATCCGGCCGCGATGACCCCGTTTCCAACTATGTATGAGCTGTTCTCGGTCGGCTGGGGCAAGCCGGACCTCCGCCAGCAGTGGAAGCAGGCTAACCCGCAAATCCGCGCACAGTTGCTTGAGCAGGCCAATTCGCGTGTCTACCAACCAGATCCGAACCGCGCGCACACACCAGCATCGGGTTACGGTGCGGAATGGTATGGAAGCGCCGAAGACATCTGTCGCGTCCACACCGCGCTTCAAGCCGTCGCGGTTGGTAAAGCCGCTCCCGTCAAGGAAATCCTGGCAGCGGTTCCAGGCGTCGACCTGGACCGCCATGTTTGGCCGTATGTCGGCGCCAAAGCCGGTGGCCTGCCGGGTGATTTGACGTTTAGCTGGTATGCGATCGACAAGACCGGACAGCCGTGGGTGGTGAGCTTTCAGCTGACCTGGCCGCGTGACCATGGCCCCAGCGTGACCGGCTGGATGCTCCAAATCGCCAAGCAGGTCTTCGCGCTACTGGCCGCACCAACCTAA
- a CDS encoding histidine phosphatase family protein produces the protein MTEVVRLTLVSHAMTDAMVAGRFPADEPLNDAGRRHARTAAAGLGINRQTRELCGPERRALQTARLLNLRAAVEPRLADLDYGRWRGTALDDVCPGELQAWLSDPWRAPHGGESIVVLIDRVAQWLDSLTATVLPTVAVTHPAVIRAAILVALGAPPESFWRLDIAPLSRTVMHFRGHAWTLRSN, from the coding sequence GTGACCGAAGTCGTGCGGCTGACCCTGGTGTCGCACGCAATGACCGATGCCATGGTGGCCGGGCGTTTTCCCGCCGACGAGCCGCTCAACGACGCGGGGCGCCGACATGCTCGAACCGCCGCGGCTGGCCTGGGCATCAATCGACAAACCCGCGAACTCTGCGGGCCTGAGCGTCGCGCGCTGCAGACCGCGCGGCTGCTGAACCTGCGGGCCGCGGTGGAGCCGCGGTTGGCCGACCTCGATTACGGCCGGTGGCGCGGCACGGCGCTCGACGACGTTTGTCCCGGCGAGTTGCAGGCGTGGCTCAGCGATCCGTGGCGGGCACCACACGGGGGTGAATCGATCGTCGTCCTGATCGACCGGGTGGCCCAATGGCTGGACTCGTTGACCGCCACGGTTTTACCGACGGTTGCGGTAACACATCCCGCGGTGATCCGGGCGGCGATTCTGGTCGCTCTCGGCGCCCCGCCCGAGTCTTTCTGGCGCCTCGACATCGCACCGCTCAGCCGCACGGTGATGCATTTCCGCGGACATGCCTGGACACTCCGGTCGAATTAG
- the clpC1 gene encoding ATP-dependent protease ATP-binding subunit ClpC yields the protein MFERFTDRARRVVVLAQEEARMLNHNYIGTEHILLGLIHEGEGVAAKSLESLGISLEGVRSQVEEIIGQGQQAPSGHIPFTPRAKKVLELSLREALQLGHNYIGTEHILLGLIREGEGVAAQVLVKLGAELTRVRQQVIQLLSGYQGKETAEAGTGGRGGESGSPSTSLVLDQFGRNLTAAAMEGKLDPVIGREKEIERVMQVLSRRTKNNPVLIGEPGVGKTAVVEGLAQKIVHGDVPETLKDKQLYTLDLGSLVAGSRYRGDFEERLKKVLKEINTRGDIILFIDELHTLVGAGAAEGAIDAASILKPKLARGELQTIGATTLDEYRKYIEKDAALERRFQPVQVGEPTVEHTIEILKGLRDRYEAHHRVSITDGAMVAAATLADRYINDRFLPDKAIDLIDEAGARMRIRRMTAPPDLREFDEKIAEARREKESAIDAQDFEKAAALRDREKQLVAQRAEREKQWRSGDLDVVAEVDDEQIAEVLGNWTGIPVFKLTEAETTRLLRMEEELHKRIIGQEDAVKAVSKAIRRTRAGLKDPKRPSGSFIFAGPSGVGKTELSKALAEFLFGDDDALIQIDMGEFHDRFTASRLFGAPPGYVGYEEGGQLTEKVRRKPFSVVLFDEIEKAHQEIYNSLLQVLEDGRLTDGQGRTVDFKNTVLIFTSNLGTADISKPVGLGFSPGGGENNYERMKQKVNDELKKHFRPEFLNRIDDIIVFHQLTQEEIIRMVELMISRVAAQLKSKDMTLELTDKAKALLAKRGFDPVLGARPLRRTIQREIEDALSEKILFEEVGPGQVVTVDVDNWDGEGPGEDAVFTFTGTRKPAEPVEPDLAKAGAQSAPGPASPTQ from the coding sequence ATGTTTGAGAGATTTACCGACCGCGCCCGCAGGGTCGTCGTCCTGGCGCAAGAAGAGGCCCGGATGCTCAACCACAACTACATCGGCACCGAGCACATCCTGTTGGGCCTGATCCACGAGGGCGAAGGCGTAGCCGCAAAGTCGCTGGAGTCGCTGGGCATCTCACTGGAGGGCGTCCGCAGCCAGGTCGAGGAGATCATCGGCCAGGGCCAGCAGGCGCCGTCGGGGCACATCCCCTTCACCCCGCGGGCCAAGAAGGTGCTGGAACTCTCCCTGCGCGAAGCCTTGCAGCTGGGCCACAACTACATCGGCACCGAGCACATCCTGCTGGGCCTGATCCGCGAGGGCGAGGGTGTGGCCGCCCAGGTTCTAGTCAAGCTCGGCGCGGAGTTGACCCGCGTGCGCCAGCAGGTGATCCAGCTGCTGTCCGGCTATCAGGGCAAGGAGACCGCTGAGGCCGGCACTGGCGGTCGCGGCGGGGAGTCGGGCAGCCCGTCGACGTCGCTGGTGCTCGACCAGTTTGGCCGGAACCTGACCGCGGCGGCGATGGAGGGCAAGCTCGACCCGGTCATCGGCCGCGAGAAGGAAATCGAGCGGGTCATGCAGGTGCTGTCGCGGCGCACCAAGAACAACCCGGTGCTGATCGGCGAGCCGGGCGTCGGCAAGACCGCGGTCGTCGAGGGCTTGGCCCAGAAGATCGTGCACGGCGACGTTCCGGAGACGCTGAAGGACAAGCAGCTCTACACGCTGGACCTGGGTTCCCTGGTTGCCGGCAGCCGCTACCGCGGTGATTTCGAAGAGCGCTTGAAGAAGGTGCTGAAGGAGATCAACACCCGCGGCGACATCATCTTGTTCATCGACGAGTTGCACACACTGGTCGGTGCCGGCGCCGCCGAAGGTGCGATCGACGCCGCGTCGATCCTGAAGCCCAAGCTGGCCCGCGGCGAGTTGCAGACCATCGGCGCCACCACGCTCGACGAGTACCGCAAGTACATCGAGAAGGACGCCGCGCTGGAGCGCCGCTTCCAGCCCGTGCAGGTCGGCGAGCCGACGGTCGAGCACACCATCGAGATCCTCAAAGGCCTGCGCGACCGTTACGAGGCTCACCACCGGGTGTCGATCACCGACGGCGCGATGGTGGCCGCGGCCACCCTGGCCGACCGCTACATCAACGACCGGTTCCTGCCCGACAAGGCGATCGACCTGATCGACGAGGCCGGCGCGCGGATGCGGATCCGCCGGATGACGGCTCCGCCAGACCTGCGCGAGTTCGACGAAAAGATCGCCGAGGCGCGCCGGGAGAAGGAGTCGGCGATCGACGCGCAGGACTTCGAGAAGGCCGCCGCGCTGCGCGATCGGGAAAAGCAGCTCGTCGCACAGCGTGCTGAGCGCGAAAAGCAATGGCGTTCAGGCGATCTGGATGTGGTGGCCGAGGTCGACGACGAGCAGATCGCCGAAGTGTTGGGCAACTGGACCGGCATCCCGGTGTTCAAGCTGACCGAGGCCGAGACCACGCGCCTGTTGCGCATGGAAGAGGAACTGCACAAGCGGATCATCGGTCAGGAGGACGCCGTCAAGGCCGTCTCCAAGGCGATCCGGCGCACCCGCGCCGGGTTGAAAGACCCCAAGCGCCCGTCGGGTTCGTTCATCTTCGCCGGCCCCTCCGGGGTGGGCAAGACCGAGCTGTCCAAGGCGTTGGCGGAGTTCCTGTTCGGCGACGACGACGCGCTGATCCAGATCGACATGGGCGAATTCCACGACCGGTTCACCGCGTCGCGGCTCTTTGGCGCGCCGCCGGGCTACGTCGGCTACGAGGAGGGCGGCCAGCTGACCGAGAAGGTGCGGCGCAAGCCGTTCTCGGTGGTGCTGTTCGACGAGATCGAAAAGGCGCACCAGGAGATCTACAACAGCCTGCTGCAGGTGCTCGAGGACGGCCGGCTCACCGACGGGCAGGGCCGCACGGTCGACTTCAAGAACACCGTGCTGATCTTCACGTCCAACCTCGGTACCGCCGACATCTCCAAGCCGGTCGGGCTGGGCTTTAGCCCGGGCGGCGGGGAGAACAACTACGAGCGGATGAAGCAGAAGGTCAACGACGAGCTGAAGAAGCACTTCCGCCCGGAGTTCCTCAACCGTATCGACGACATCATCGTGTTCCACCAGCTGACGCAGGAAGAAATCATCCGGATGGTGGAGCTGATGATCAGCCGCGTTGCTGCTCAGCTCAAGAGCAAGGACATGACGCTGGAGCTGACCGACAAGGCCAAGGCGTTGCTGGCCAAGCGCGGCTTCGACCCGGTGTTGGGTGCTCGCCCGCTGCGGCGCACCATTCAGCGCGAGATCGAAGACGCGCTCTCGGAGAAGATTCTCTTCGAGGAGGTCGGCCCGGGCCAGGTCGTCACGGTCGACGTGGACAACTGGGACGGCGAGGGTCCCGGTGAGGACGCGGTATTCACGTTCACCGGAACCCGCAAGCCGGCCGAGCCGGTCGAGCCGGACCTGGCTAAGGCTGGCGCGCAGAGCGCGCCCGGGCCAGCATCGCCGACCCAGTAA
- a CDS encoding A/G-specific adenine glycosylase codes for MAHILPYPSMSLPAAQLLDWYERAKRDLPWRRPGVTPWQILVSEFMLQQTPVARVIPVWQDWVVRWPTASATAAASAADVLRAWGKLGYPRRAKRLHECATVIARDHADVVPDDVDTLLTLPGVGGYTARAVACFAYQKPVPVVDTNVRRVVARVVRGRADAAAPSAARDHADVAALLPKDQRAHRFSAALMELGATVCTARNPRCGLCPLPECAWRRAGYPASQGFKRVQTYAGTDRQVRGCLLDVLRARDCPATKAELDVAWLSDSQQRERALSSLLADGLVTRTADGRYALAGEAP; via the coding sequence ATGGCGCACATTTTGCCGTATCCGTCGATGAGCCTGCCGGCGGCACAACTGCTCGACTGGTACGAACGGGCAAAGCGCGACTTGCCCTGGCGGCGCCCGGGCGTCACCCCATGGCAGATCCTGGTCAGCGAGTTCATGCTGCAGCAAACGCCGGTGGCCCGGGTTATTCCGGTGTGGCAGGACTGGGTGGTGCGCTGGCCCACCGCCTCGGCCACCGCCGCAGCCAGCGCGGCCGACGTGCTGCGCGCCTGGGGCAAGCTGGGATACCCGCGCCGGGCCAAGCGACTGCACGAGTGCGCCACCGTGATCGCCCGCGACCACGCCGATGTGGTGCCCGACGACGTCGATACGCTGCTGACGCTGCCCGGTGTCGGCGGCTACACCGCGCGGGCGGTGGCGTGCTTCGCCTACCAAAAGCCGGTGCCGGTGGTCGACACAAACGTGCGCCGCGTGGTGGCTCGCGTGGTGCGCGGCCGCGCCGACGCCGCCGCACCGTCGGCCGCCCGCGACCATGCTGACGTCGCCGCGCTGCTACCGAAAGACCAACGAGCACATCGGTTTTCAGCAGCGCTGATGGAGTTGGGCGCCACGGTGTGCACTGCGCGCAATCCGCGATGCGGATTGTGTCCGCTGCCCGAGTGTGCATGGCGGCGAGCCGGTTACCCCGCTTCACAGGGGTTCAAACGGGTCCAGACCTATGCGGGAACCGACCGACAGGTCCGCGGATGCCTGCTGGATGTATTGCGCGCCAGAGATTGTCCGGCCACCAAAGCTGAGTTGGACGTGGCGTGGTTAAGCGATAGTCAGCAGCGCGAGCGCGCCCTGAGTTCGCTGCTTGCCGATGGCCTGGTCACGCGAACGGCCGACGGTCGATATGCGTTAGCGGGCGAAGCGCCGTAA